A stretch of DNA from Takifugu flavidus isolate HTHZ2018 chromosome 13, ASM371156v2, whole genome shotgun sequence:
ATTTGAGACTGAAGAAAAGACCATCTAACAAGCCTTGCAACACAAGCAAGGCTTGCTGAAAGAGTTGGAGGCACTTCCTTCTGCTACTGCCTTCCTCTGGTCACACCTTCTTTGTAAAACTGCGGTTTTCTTTACAAGAAATTGTTACCAAAGTTgaggaccaaaaaaaacaaagaaagatcaCATGGTCTTAGCAGCTGATCTCCGTTTCCTGTATGTGCATGTCAGCCAAAATACTGCCTTTTACAgaaacagagaagaaacaccAGCAAACTAGTTCAAGGACTGAGAGCTTAGTCTTTGCAACACACCCAGACAAGATGGACTCACTTGTTCTGTGTAACATATGGTTTCATATGGGTCTATCCCAGACCAATAATGAAAAACTTTTTTCTTAATCAATAGTAATATCATGGACCACCAAAGCTCACCAAGCCCTTTATGtaatgatgaactgatgaacAGAGTGAGGCCAACTTACAGCCTTTAGAAACATCTGAGCTGTAATTTGTGGCCCGTCTCACAAAATGTGTGGGATTGGCTGTTATTTACTAAGGAATGTTTATGCAGCAGCAAGATGGAGAAACTTGGTGAAAAGTAAAGCTGCCAGCCAAAAAGGCTGTCAAAACTGACAAAACTAAAATCTGGAAATGTAGTTCTGCTTGAAAGTCTCATTTGTGCATTGAGGAGTATGTGAGAATGAGAGATACATATCATTGTGGTGTCATATCAGAAATGTGCGCATCTAAAGTTATTTTTAGATGGAAGCTGAACTGTAAAAGGCAATCCTGAATTTCTATGTCTCTCCCATTCTAGCTGACAGTAAGAGAGTCAGAAGTTTGGCTGGATTTCAAGTTGACTTCATTGCTCTGTACAAATATCTATCGCTAGATGGCGATGTAGACCACAGCAAAGGCTCATAACTCACTGtgaacttttcctttttaaaatgtgtctttgatGATCTCCAAAGAGGGGGAATACAGTAAAATATTAACAGTGTGTGATATTTGAAGCTAAATGAAGAACTGTGTTTTTAGAAACATGGTGCTTTACAACAGACATTAATAATTAATCCTGGATGACTTGATAGTGCAACAGCAAAAATCCCCTGATTCGAATTTTGTTGAACCAACTGTTGCTTACCAGCAGCTCTTGTGGTCTGATGGAGTTATCTGTGTAGATGCAAAGCTTCTCTGCAGTTAATGGACGAGTCTCTTTCAATTTGGATGCAAGGAACATACAGACAGCTCCCAAGAGCTGCAGATTACACTTTTTGGTTGGTACCACAGCTAAAAATCGGTCTAAGTAGTTCATGGCCAATGGAAAGACTTCTTCTTCGCACTTCTGCTCTTGGCAAACCTGAACAGAGAGACAAGATACAATGCAGCAAAGATTCAGCAACCCACATACTGCAATGTCATGACTGGTTTCaatgcttttaaaatatatGTAAAGCTTTAAGGCGCAATGGAACAAAAAAatatcatgtaaaaaaaaaaaagaaaagtaaaacaaaattCCCCATATTTGGGACCCCGCCAAGAATTTAAGCCCAGCTCTAATCAGTtgcttatatatatatatatatataatatatatatatatatatatatatatatatatatatatatatatatatatataaacaggATAAAGATCACTAGCGTCGCATTCCTGCAGTTCATCGACTACAAAATGAATTCATGTCACAATCAGCCGAGCCAAAAAACACCCCGACAGCACTGCACACGGAAACTCATGCACTATTTTTCAGTCGTCATATTttcataaaataattaaaaatataaataaattacaTAGAGCAGTTTTCTTCACATAATAATATTCTTGGGGATCTACCTCATCATATCCGACGATTCATATGCATATGTATGGATAAGTAAAAGGATAAAATTGTCAAAATATAAGGCGAGTACCGAGAGGCAGGTCTGATGTGCGTCACCGCCGACTTGACATATTCATTtcaaaaattaatttaaaatatcTGGTAACTCGAATATCTGCAATATATAGATTAAAATAAAGCGTATAGTCTAACGATTCTACCCTAGGGTTATTTACCAGAAATACGCGACCCAATGGCAAATATCGAATATAATTCCAACGCAAGGCAACAAGACGGGGAAGAGACTGAGAGGACAGATAAGGCCCTCGCCCCTTCCGACATTTCAATTAGATAACCTAACTGTTTAAAACGCTTTTTGCGAAAATTGTAAAGTCTGGTGAGGGCCATAAGACCTCTTCTGCTATTGCCGATGGCTTTTAAGCGCTGTTATGGCGTTTATGACATTGAAAAGTCCCATTAAAAGCATACGCtcctgtgaaaaaaaaaaaaaaaaaaaaaacaacatggcGATTGAGCTCAGGGTAGCGCTGCATCTGGGAGTGCATACGTGTGCATGGAAATATACAGGATATCTGTGATAATAACGTTAAACAATCAACTGAAGGCTTGTAGGGACAATGTTTGAGACGTACGATCGCAATTGTGTACCGTCAGCTACCCCATAGCTCCAAATTTTATACAGGCAGTCTTCATGACTGGACTTTTAATATGGTAAGTACGGAAACGACGCATTTGGTTTAATATGAGGAATTAGTTGTCGGAAATAACAGCAATCCAACTCATTAGCTCAACAATTGTTACCAAAGCAAGGCATCAATGGCTAAAAATGATGTGGATTTAAATGCGAGCATGAAAATAATCGAGCCTTAGCTCGATGTTTCGTTTACCTCCAACATCCAAGTGGCGACCATCCTTCTCATAAACGGTTGAATATCTTTCTGGACACCTTTAAAATAGGAATATTGCGGTAGAAATCTCTCCTCTATAGTCAACAAGCTCTGCAGGACTCTGTCATCGGCCAGGAGATTCGGATCAGGACGAGCTCGTACGATGGTGTCCATTTCGAGGCAGAGTAGCTCCATGGTGCTGGTGCTTTCACTAAAAAAGGCAGTCAGACCTCTTTCTCTGGAACGCGAAAGCGGTGTTACGGAGTCAAAATGCAAATAGTGTGGTAGGGAAAGTCTTTCAGAGGCATAAAAGTGAGACTGCAGGGGCTCCGTTAGTAGTCCTGCCTCTCCTTCTTGGGAActtttcctctctccccacAGTGAGCCTCTACTTTCATCCGCTTGGCCGACGCAGTTCAGTCCTGCCCTGTATGCGTGCGCCAGTGACGCAACTCACTCTGCTGCCTCCGTATAGAGTGGACGCAACACGCCGTACGCACGCCCCTCCTTTCTTTGATTATGCCGTTCACGATGACTCGCAGTAAAGTTGTGTCACAACAAAAGAGGCTGTAAACTCTCACAGTGGCAGATGCGCAAAAAAGAGTACAAAGTCGAATCAAGATTTGGTCAAATATAACAATGTAAACGCCTTACAAACAATATAACGCCTTAAATATTCGGACACATTTACGACGAAGAATTGActtcatatttatattttattctcGAGTTTAGTTTTATTTAAACGTTATTGTCCCCACGATACCTTCAGAAAGAACTACAAAGAACTATTGTGTCAAATACAGGGATCAAGACGTGGAATTTTTAAATGCAACATTACACAAAAATAGGCTGtggtgggggggaaaaaaaactaatAACAGCACCCGTACACACGTGGTCTTATGCACTTTTTTTAAAGAGCCACAAACACCTTGTGGTGAGTGAGATAGCTTTCTAAGAAATTATCATTTTGAAGCacagcttttttgttttgtttgtttttaaacacGGAGAATGTTTGCAGTCAGTGCTCAACTCAAATGACTTAACAGGTCCGActataaatcacattttaaagaaaatgcagcTCAGTTTACATGCGAAAAAACAGGTGAAAACGAAGCAGAGAATGTACGTCATTGTGCagataattaaaatgatttagcCCCACATAGAGTCAGAAATGGAATCCACGTGGGTAAATATGTTAATCCTCCCCTTCATTCTTAGTCAACTTCAAAGTGGGAGCTTTGAATGAAACGAGACTTCAGTGCGTCAGGAGAACAGTGGGGACTGTAAAGTCCTCCAAACTTCAGAGTTGTTAATTTCCACCACAGGCTTGGAGGCTGTACAACAGCGTTTGTGAgaaaaatgggggaaatgtctctttaaaGTTTTCCCCCAGTCTAAGTTGTTTCCTCCTCCCTGTGTCTACTTTCATAGCCAATAGTTCCTCAGCGCTCGACCCAAGCTGTGCGATTGTTACTGGGCAGACTTCTTTTCACctacagttctctctctctctggtcagTTATCATTCCCTCTCTTCACAGCACTTCACCAAACAGCCTGATCCATCACTTTAAATATAGTGACGACAGTTGTGAACAGTAAATAACGAAGATTTTTTCCCCTGACAAAATAAACGTAGAAGCAGATCAAAAGTAATTTAAATTGATAGATTGAGATATTCAATCCACAGCCTGTGATTTATTTTGAAGTTTAAGATAACTGCAcgatgaaaaaaataataaaggcaaaaaaaattTCATTCGAAACTAGACAGAAGCACCTTCTCTGACAGTAATGTTTAGAATGGAAATCAGGTGCTCCATATGCAGATCAACCGGGATGCGTGAGCAGAATGACGCTAACGGTCACGTGTTACAGATACTAATATTGACATTTATCAGGACAAAATGAGTCTCTGCAACATAATACCCATCAGTATATATTGCACAGGCATACATCTGATAAAAATTACTCAAAAAGAAACAGTAGATTATTTTCGGGacttttaataataatttatgtATGCAATCACTCAACCGACAGGTTGAAAGTATATTAAAGTGGGTTAAATCCTCTTTATTAGTGACTTATTTACAAGTTTGGATGAATACACGTTGTCGTCATATTTTTCCTCTTGAGACGCCGGCGGCTCACCCGACAGAGACGTTTAGCCAACAGCGGCGCCGTTTAAGCCCCGGAAGCGTCATTACCATATCAGAATAAAATCGGAACACACCCCATCGGTTAGAAACATCGACAAGTCGTGAGACAGTTTAGTCTGTGCGGGGATGAGAAATGATAGAAAAGAATTCGAGGCGTCTGAAAAGTTTGGGGTAAAATTCTTGTCCAAGCACACTGCAAGAAATGTCCATAATCTTGGCATATGTGATACAGTTTCCGTTGTTTAAAGTTCGACTTTTTTAACAGAAGAGGttcataaatgtatttttctgcagattattaaaactaaaaaatatttcaaataaaatattaagGGTTTGCATATAAACAATAAAATTAGGAAGACACATGCACCCTTCTCATAAAGAGAAATCGAATGCGCCAATAAAATCACGAGGCTTGACTGTTTCTTACAGAGGATCTCCCAATGAATCATCACCAGCGCACCTTTTATTAACCTTATTATGTGACGGGAACCAACTTCGGGCAGTAGTACGACGAGAATGAACTTTCGTTTTTACTTCTTAAAATATCTATAACCGGTATCATCTCGGGAAACATGAGATTGGCAAACAATGAGCCTCATGATGCTGAATAGAGACGGAGGGCAATTCGACAGGCGAATATCAAAGCAGAGTTGTGAAATGAACACTTCTAAACGTGTCAGAATGTGTCTGGGACTTTggcaccaccagcagaagcaattcattttatttctactGTCTGAAATAACGCAAAAAATCTCATGCGACTTTAATCTGAACTACACCGACACATAAAAATGATCCAATCTTATCAACATTTTTCCTCTATTACATGAGGCAGGAATCAAACGTATTAATCaagcagaaataaaatattattcTGAGTATTTACAAACTGTTTTATAAAGACAGCATCTCTTTAGGCTTGTGAAAAGGCTACagttgaaaacaaaagaaaaagcagcaaaaaaacaaacagaaaaaacccacacacacctggacataAATgtcacacagcaaacacacatcctcataaaatctttaataaaaaaaccccattCCATTTAATTTACTCCTTTAAGGCATCtaagaaataaaacaagtatGAATTTAAACAAGAAAACTGCTTTGTTTGAAGCTCCATCTGTAAATATGCATTTGAATGCTTACCTTTTAATATACTAATTTCTAAATCTTTCATTTATATTTACCCAATTTCTATGTTGAGTAATCTTGACAAAgattttttccacattttcagcAAAAGTATTTACACTAGAACAGAACATAATTCTGTTAAATGGCTACACACCCAGCGCATTAGCTGAAATTAATTACTAAAGTTTATTATTTATGGAAATAATGGTCTCTTGCTGGAATTCAGTTAAACTAATTTGCCAAATTTCtcgcaatttaaaaaaaaattggttaaggtttgaaataaaataaatcatcaatGATTAAAGAAGGGACCACAAAGGCAGTAACAGCAATGAATATCCAAAAGAGAGAAATTTAATGTACTGATGAACTGAATATTTACCGCAAAAATATAGCTTAATATCAACAATGCGAAAAGAGACAAAGGTTTTCCCTCTGCATTGTTAGACATAGAAAACAGTTAAGAATTTAGATAAATATATAAGAAAACAGATAAATGCATCAcgagagctgcaggtgagggttCTGCAGCAGCCTTCTCCCTCTGCATCAGGTCACACAGAGTCACCAAGACATCTCACACAGCAGCATATAGACAATGCAACTTTACATCAAGTATCTTAACTACAGAAAATAAAGAGCCATAATGATTATTGCATCCCATTGAGCTCAAACAGATACTGACGAATCATGACTGAGTTCATAGGAAACATCTCTTCATTCCACAGAgcctttatttaaattattcacatgtttcctcttttttgttttcttttggccACTTTTGCAAAATTTTCATCAGTTCATTAACTGCAGATGTGTGAGTGAGACAACAACACTGAGAAAAGTTAGTCATCCATGatcaaaaacagcagaatttagaaaaaaaaagtccaacagTTTGAAACAAACAACAGTCAAACTTAAATGTGCAGAAACATTTCTGTTCAAGATACTCCATGACTAGatttctccccttctctccctaAAGCTGATGAATTCAAAACTACCAAAACATACTGAGCttggttctttaaaaaaaaattcaaaaattgttgcaatattttttaaatcccaaaacaacaaatgctcACAAGATTACATGTCATCATTGCATCCAAGACAAATCAAAATATGCATAGGCTCAATGTTACAGTAAAATAAGTCTCTAATGTAGCTCATCAGTGCTTTGagagattttgtttttcctgagtCTGATGTGAGGGCCTCCAGCAGTAGTGTGAtgctctgcttctccacctTTGGGATTTCCGTGGGACAAAGCAGCTTTGGCACCTACTGCTCTGCCTACAGAAACTCCTCAAATTCCTTCAGAAATTCCTTACAAAAACATTTCCTCCCAAATTCAAGTGAAGTCAGGAAAAGTGTTCATGATCTGTTGGCACAGAtggagagacggggagacatACAAAAGTGAGAGGTAAAGAAACTTCAGCCAAATCCACACCATCTTTGAACTGAGAGATTACCATGCAGTTTTGGTCAGACTGTCCCTTTAGAATGACCACTGTGGGTGTGATTTTGGTGTGGTAGCTCTAAATTACACTGAGCCTCCTCTTTTTTCAAatagttaaaagaaaaaatgattttaaaaaaatatttattttatcataCAAGAAATAGTCATAACATTtcaaaaaagtttttttttcaggatttaCTTTTGTACATTCATCAAATCTGATGTGAATCATGCATAACAGGCACAATGCACATGTTTATTCATATTATGTTTAAAGGTTTATGTGACAGTAAACTCTCTGTGTCACATTTAATGCCTGGACTATACAATTTTTCGTTTTCATCGTTTTCATCTTCtatatctgaattaaacagctgcgctatttcaatgtccaccatcccgaattcctcttcttcatcatctgaatcagactcactgaccggttcatccatgttggtggtgtggctgggcgcggttatcttgtcgcggcagtaggtgcggaagatggacaccctctcctggtaatccgcaggcagccgctgcgcaacagttgtccttgcgcatATATAGAGATGCctcctcctcataaagcgaaaacccCAGGctggacctccttggaagtgctcaatgtccatttcttcagcaatcgctttggcctttggtgacagtagagaagccccttccagttgttcactgttccacaaccaactgttccactcggtcttccagctcgggccaccttgctttgtttccgcggaaactcagctttgtcttcctgacttttgttcactttcttgttttctccactttctgaccatggactcatttacattaaaatgtcttgcagctgttcgattgccattttcagccgcatattcgattgcctgtagtttaaagtaagcctcatgcgtgtgtcgcttgaccggcaccattttaggggatccttacccgtaggtgtgccgctaatcgatgggcgcagcgtttaccgtagtgcacctaccaaaggcacacagcagattttggaactcagtccacacacaaggcacacCATATgataaggcgcaccatcgatttttgagaaaatcgcagtgttttaggtgtgccttatagtcgtgaaaatacggtaagttGGTACTGCACAAATAAAATCTACTGGCTCTATTGGACCTGGGTATAAGTATAATGAAGGATTTTAATTTTCTCTTATCTATTGTTACTGAATAAATAAGGAGCAAAACTATCTGATAGGGTTAATATTTTGTCATTCTTTACCAAATGTTTAAATGCTGCTTGAACACTTGGgtaactgggaaaaaaaagtaatcAGAGGACACAACCTGTCATATTACAATTTAGCGCTTTGTATTTTACAGattgtaatttttattttatcaaaCAACTTGCTGATTAAAATTCAACATGCACAGGAGTATACAGAGAACTAAGTATGCCTTTGTAGCGTTCCTACATTGTTGCAGTATTTTACATTTATACATGtttttt
This window harbors:
- the LOC130536644 gene encoding G1/S-specific cyclin-D2-like isoform X2, yielding MELLCLEMDTIVRARPDPNLLADDRVLQSLLTIEERFLPQYSYFKGVQKDIQPFMRRMVATWMLEVCQEQKCEEEVFPLAMNYLDRFLAVVPTKKCNLQLLGAVCMFLASKLKETRPLTAEKLCIYTDNSIRPQELLEWELVVLGKLKWNLAAVTPNDFIEHIMRRLPLPDDKLSLIRKHVQTFIALCATDFRFAMYPPSMIATGSVGAAICGLQLDSTNQSQWGESLTELLAKITNTEVYEAIP